The following are encoded in a window of Phragmites australis chromosome 22, lpPhrAust1.1, whole genome shotgun sequence genomic DNA:
- the LOC133904868 gene encoding uncharacterized protein LOC133904868 isoform X1 — MFCKRRKSKYSTLLPSPPVVACLDWNGTERNLLVSSSTPPPVVGLGFGVRSPAQRASFFSCRLDPVGGNRGGDPTKANSNRKHNLQPVPGTPNMAANVGESTSGSGSGSDAGGSFECNICFELPQEPIVTLCGHLFCWPCLYKWLHIHSHSPECPVCKAVVEEDKLVPLYGRGKDRVDPRSKNVPGAEIPNRPAGQRPATAPQADPNNHFPNANPNPWFMGGGGIPLANARWGNYTFSAAFGGLFPLLSFQVHGFPDATAYGQPAGFPYGYGHGHGHGHAFHGGHAGHAHAAPRHGPPGQQQQADVYLKALLILVGFLVIASLISF; from the exons ATGTTTTGTAAAAGACGGAAAAGTAAATATTCCACTCTTCTTCCTTCCCCTCCCGTCGTCGCCTGCCTGGACTGGAACGGAACGGAACGGAATCTTCTCGTCTCGTCTTCCACTCCACCGCCG GTCGTCGGGTTGGGATTTGGAGTCAGATCGCCCGCTCAGCGGGCTTCCTTCTTCTCCTGCCGACTCGACCCAGTAGGAG GCAACCGAGGAGGAGACCCGACAAAAGCTAATTCCAACCGGAAACACAATCTACAACCAG TTCCAGGAACACCCAATATGGCGGCAAACGTTGGGGAATCAACAAGCGGCAGTGGCAGTGGCAGTGATGCTGGGGGTAGCTTTGAGTGCAACATATGCTTTGAGCTGCCACAGGAGCCGATTGTAACGCTCTGTGGGCACCTCTTCTGCTGGCCATGCCTTTACAAGTGGCTGCACATCCACTCGCACTCGCCTGAGTGCCCAGTGTGCAAGGCTGTTGTCGAGGAGGATAAACTTGTACCCCTCTATGGCCGTGGCAAGGACCGTGTCGATCCAAGGTCAAAGAATGTCCCTGGGGCTGAAATTCCCAACCGGCCAGCTGGACAGAGGCCTGCCACAGCTCCACAGGCCGATCCTAACAACCACTTCCCCAATGCCAATCCAAACCCATGGTTCATGGGTGGAGGAGGCATCCCGCTGGCCAATGCACGGTGGGGGAATTACACGTTCTCAGCTGCGTTTGGAGGTCTTTTCCCGCTGCTTAGCTTCCAGGTGCATGGGTTCCCAGATGCAACAGCCTATGGGCAGCCAGCTGGGTTTCCTTACGGATATGGGCACGGGCATGGCCACGGGCATGCATTTCATGGCGGCCACGCTGGGCATGCTCATGCTGCTCCCCGGCACGGGCCTCCTGGGCAACAACAGCAAGCAGATGTCTACCTGAAGGCGCTGCTCATCCtggttggttttcttgtgattgCAAGCCTCATCAGTTTCTAG
- the LOC133904868 gene encoding uncharacterized protein LOC133904868 isoform X2: MFCKRRKSKYSTLLPSPPVVACLDWNGTERNLLVSSSTPPPVVGLGFGVRSPAQRASFFSCRLDPVGVPGTPNMAANVGESTSGSGSGSDAGGSFECNICFELPQEPIVTLCGHLFCWPCLYKWLHIHSHSPECPVCKAVVEEDKLVPLYGRGKDRVDPRSKNVPGAEIPNRPAGQRPATAPQADPNNHFPNANPNPWFMGGGGIPLANARWGNYTFSAAFGGLFPLLSFQVHGFPDATAYGQPAGFPYGYGHGHGHGHAFHGGHAGHAHAAPRHGPPGQQQQADVYLKALLILVGFLVIASLISF, from the exons ATGTTTTGTAAAAGACGGAAAAGTAAATATTCCACTCTTCTTCCTTCCCCTCCCGTCGTCGCCTGCCTGGACTGGAACGGAACGGAACGGAATCTTCTCGTCTCGTCTTCCACTCCACCGCCG GTCGTCGGGTTGGGATTTGGAGTCAGATCGCCCGCTCAGCGGGCTTCCTTCTTCTCCTGCCGACTCGACCCAGTAGGAG TTCCAGGAACACCCAATATGGCGGCAAACGTTGGGGAATCAACAAGCGGCAGTGGCAGTGGCAGTGATGCTGGGGGTAGCTTTGAGTGCAACATATGCTTTGAGCTGCCACAGGAGCCGATTGTAACGCTCTGTGGGCACCTCTTCTGCTGGCCATGCCTTTACAAGTGGCTGCACATCCACTCGCACTCGCCTGAGTGCCCAGTGTGCAAGGCTGTTGTCGAGGAGGATAAACTTGTACCCCTCTATGGCCGTGGCAAGGACCGTGTCGATCCAAGGTCAAAGAATGTCCCTGGGGCTGAAATTCCCAACCGGCCAGCTGGACAGAGGCCTGCCACAGCTCCACAGGCCGATCCTAACAACCACTTCCCCAATGCCAATCCAAACCCATGGTTCATGGGTGGAGGAGGCATCCCGCTGGCCAATGCACGGTGGGGGAATTACACGTTCTCAGCTGCGTTTGGAGGTCTTTTCCCGCTGCTTAGCTTCCAGGTGCATGGGTTCCCAGATGCAACAGCCTATGGGCAGCCAGCTGGGTTTCCTTACGGATATGGGCACGGGCATGGCCACGGGCATGCATTTCATGGCGGCCACGCTGGGCATGCTCATGCTGCTCCCCGGCACGGGCCTCCTGGGCAACAACAGCAAGCAGATGTCTACCTGAAGGCGCTGCTCATCCtggttggttttcttgtgattgCAAGCCTCATCAGTTTCTAG
- the LOC133904868 gene encoding uncharacterized protein LOC133904868 isoform X3, with protein sequence MAANVGESTSGSGSGSDAGGSFECNICFELPQEPIVTLCGHLFCWPCLYKWLHIHSHSPECPVCKAVVEEDKLVPLYGRGKDRVDPRSKNVPGAEIPNRPAGQRPATAPQADPNNHFPNANPNPWFMGGGGIPLANARWGNYTFSAAFGGLFPLLSFQVHGFPDATAYGQPAGFPYGYGHGHGHGHAFHGGHAGHAHAAPRHGPPGQQQQADVYLKALLILVGFLVIASLISF encoded by the coding sequence ATGGCGGCAAACGTTGGGGAATCAACAAGCGGCAGTGGCAGTGGCAGTGATGCTGGGGGTAGCTTTGAGTGCAACATATGCTTTGAGCTGCCACAGGAGCCGATTGTAACGCTCTGTGGGCACCTCTTCTGCTGGCCATGCCTTTACAAGTGGCTGCACATCCACTCGCACTCGCCTGAGTGCCCAGTGTGCAAGGCTGTTGTCGAGGAGGATAAACTTGTACCCCTCTATGGCCGTGGCAAGGACCGTGTCGATCCAAGGTCAAAGAATGTCCCTGGGGCTGAAATTCCCAACCGGCCAGCTGGACAGAGGCCTGCCACAGCTCCACAGGCCGATCCTAACAACCACTTCCCCAATGCCAATCCAAACCCATGGTTCATGGGTGGAGGAGGCATCCCGCTGGCCAATGCACGGTGGGGGAATTACACGTTCTCAGCTGCGTTTGGAGGTCTTTTCCCGCTGCTTAGCTTCCAGGTGCATGGGTTCCCAGATGCAACAGCCTATGGGCAGCCAGCTGGGTTTCCTTACGGATATGGGCACGGGCATGGCCACGGGCATGCATTTCATGGCGGCCACGCTGGGCATGCTCATGCTGCTCCCCGGCACGGGCCTCCTGGGCAACAACAGCAAGCAGATGTCTACCTGAAGGCGCTGCTCATCCtggttggttttcttgtgattgCAAGCCTCATCAGTTTCTAG